In a genomic window of Nostoc sp. UHCC 0870:
- a CDS encoding Npun_F0494 family protein: MPAVDSQNSKILVYPPSSFKRAEKSLICSPFKIKLFETMRRQSVALGAIASENGVKHGYTKQPLSELSCDNDLGWLIEVGILRREVDGQGITDGFRLTPLGHQLIEKYQGQNLPAPSWRDRLYNAVIRWFRLPF; encoded by the coding sequence ATGCCTGCTGTTGACTCTCAAAACTCCAAAATCCTTGTTTATCCACCTAGCAGCTTCAAAAGGGCTGAAAAGTCGCTGATTTGTTCTCCCTTCAAAATCAAATTATTTGAAACCATGCGTCGTCAGAGTGTTGCGTTGGGTGCGATCGCATCAGAAAATGGTGTCAAACATGGCTACACTAAACAACCACTATCAGAATTGTCCTGTGATAACGATTTGGGTTGGTTAATCGAAGTAGGGATACTGCGGCGCGAAGTCGATGGACAGGGTATTACCGATGGGTTTCGCCTCACTCCCCTAGGTCATCAACTGATCGAAAAATACCAAGGTCAAAACTTACCTGCTCCTTCATGGCGCGATCGCCTATATAATGCCGTAATTCGTTGGTTCAGACTCCCCTTTTAG
- a CDS encoding peroxiredoxin has product MPLAVGTNAPAFTVKDTNGNTVSLSDFAGKTVVLYFYPKDDTPGCTKQACSFRDAQPDYQGKDVVVLGVSADDESSHQAFTQKYNLNFPLLADTNQSLIKAYDVDGGGYAKRVTYVISPEGKIIHVDASVNTTTHAGDVLAALGM; this is encoded by the coding sequence ATGCCTCTAGCGGTTGGTACAAATGCACCTGCATTTACCGTCAAAGATACTAACGGAAACACCGTTTCATTGTCTGATTTTGCTGGAAAGACTGTTGTTTTATATTTTTATCCCAAAGATGACACCCCAGGCTGCACTAAGCAGGCTTGTAGCTTTCGGGATGCTCAACCAGATTATCAAGGCAAAGATGTAGTTGTTCTGGGAGTTAGTGCTGATGATGAATCTTCTCATCAGGCATTTACCCAAAAATATAATCTGAATTTTCCTTTATTGGCTGACACTAACCAATCTCTCATCAAAGCTTATGATGTCGATGGTGGTGGCTATGCCAAGCGTGTTACTTACGTTATTAGCCCCGAAGGTAAAATCATTCACGTTGATGCTAGCGTGAATACAACTACCCATGCTGGTGATGTTCTAGCTGCTTTGGGAATGTAG
- a CDS encoding ABC transporter permease, with protein MSVTPKSDINWQAVTSPQPYTETKPNFFGELVQETLALTRRLFIQLQRRPSTLLAGIVQPVMWLVLFGALFQNAPKGLFGTTTNYGQFLAAGVIVFTAFAGALNAGLPVMFDREFGFLNRLLVAPLASRFSIVFASAIFIISQSLLQAAVIVGAAAVIGAGLPDITGLSAIALIVFLLALGVTAISLGLAFALPGHIELIAVIFVTNLPLLFASTALAPLSFMPKWLQVVATLNPLSYAIEPIRYLYTHSTWGLSSIVMQAPWGDVTFGGALLILFGFALVALLSIQPQLRRTLA; from the coding sequence ATGAGTGTAACTCCTAAATCTGATATCAATTGGCAAGCGGTGACATCACCACAACCCTATACCGAAACAAAACCTAATTTTTTCGGTGAATTAGTCCAAGAGACTCTGGCTTTAACTCGCCGCTTGTTTATTCAATTACAACGCCGTCCCTCTACTTTATTGGCGGGTATTGTTCAGCCTGTCATGTGGTTAGTATTATTTGGGGCGTTGTTCCAAAACGCGCCCAAAGGTTTATTCGGGACTACGACAAATTACGGTCAATTTTTGGCAGCAGGTGTAATTGTATTTACAGCCTTTGCGGGAGCATTAAATGCTGGTTTACCTGTGATGTTTGACAGGGAATTTGGCTTTTTGAATCGCTTGTTAGTTGCTCCCCTAGCTTCGCGGTTTTCGATTGTGTTTGCATCAGCCATTTTTATTATTAGCCAGAGCTTACTGCAAGCGGCTGTAATTGTTGGTGCGGCGGCGGTTATCGGTGCTGGACTACCAGATATAACCGGATTGAGTGCGATCGCTCTCATCGTCTTTTTGCTAGCGTTGGGAGTTACTGCTATTTCCCTGGGTTTAGCTTTTGCCTTACCCGGTCACATTGAATTAATTGCTGTAATATTCGTTACGAACCTACCGTTATTATTCGCCAGCACTGCCCTAGCTCCTTTATCCTTCATGCCCAAGTGGTTGCAGGTTGTTGCTACCCTCAACCCTCTCAGCTACGCCATTGAACCCATTCGCTATCTTTATACTCACAGCACTTGGGGACTGAGTAGTATAGTCATGCAAGCACCTTGGGGTGATGTTACCTTTGGTGGAGCATTGCTAATCTTGTTTGGGTTTGCTTTAGTTGCTTTACTGAGCATTCAACCCCAACTTAGACGAACTCTTGCTTAA
- a CDS encoding ABC transporter ATP-binding protein, with protein sequence MAAAVLIQNLQKRYGTVEAVKDVSFQVEPGEIFGLLGPNGAGKTTTLRALCTLTTPDAGKIEISGISVLDNPRVARQRLGYVAQEVALDKVLTGRELLQLQAALYHLPGAIAKQRIQTVLDLLGLQEYADKKTGTYSGGLRKRLDLAAGLLHAPDVLVLDEPTVGLDIESRFVVWEFLRKLRESGTTVVITSHYLEEVDALADRVAIIDRGVVIAVGTPSELKDRVGGDRITLRIREFSPTEEAAQAKELLQELSFVKEVIINNAQGNSLNLVVTPQNDALINVQQTLNNAGLPIFGIAQSRPSLDDVYLAATGRTLMDAELAAVATRDPKAEKKQNMR encoded by the coding sequence ATGGCTGCCGCCGTTTTAATTCAAAATCTACAAAAGCGTTACGGTACTGTTGAAGCCGTCAAGGATGTTTCCTTCCAGGTAGAACCAGGAGAAATCTTTGGTTTACTCGGCCCCAACGGTGCAGGTAAAACAACTACTCTGCGTGCATTGTGTACCCTCACCACACCAGATGCAGGCAAAATTGAAATATCTGGGATTTCTGTGTTGGATAACCCCAGAGTAGCTAGACAACGGCTAGGCTATGTAGCGCAAGAAGTCGCTTTAGATAAAGTGTTAACAGGACGTGAATTGCTGCAATTGCAAGCCGCGCTTTATCATCTCCCAGGCGCAATAGCCAAACAGCGTATTCAGACAGTTTTAGATTTACTCGGTTTACAAGAATACGCCGATAAAAAAACAGGAACTTACTCTGGGGGTTTACGCAAGCGTCTAGACTTGGCGGCTGGTTTACTTCATGCACCAGATGTTTTAGTGTTAGATGAACCAACAGTAGGACTTGACATAGAAAGCCGTTTTGTGGTATGGGAATTCTTGCGAAAACTGAGAGAATCAGGCACAACGGTAGTAATTACCAGCCATTATTTAGAAGAAGTTGACGCATTAGCCGATCGCGTCGCTATCATTGACCGGGGTGTAGTGATTGCCGTGGGTACACCTTCGGAATTAAAAGATAGAGTAGGAGGCGATCGCATCACCTTACGTATCCGCGAGTTTTCCCCCACCGAAGAAGCCGCACAAGCCAAGGAACTCCTACAAGAATTATCTTTTGTGAAAGAAGTCATCATCAACAATGCCCAAGGTAATTCTCTCAACTTGGTAGTAACACCGCAAAATGATGCTCTGATTAATGTCCAGCAGACATTAAATAACGCAGGCTTACCAATATTTGGCATTGCCCAATCTCGTCCCAGCCTCGATGATGTCTACCTCGCCGCCACCGGACGCACCCTCATGGATGCCGAATTAGCAGCAGTCGCTACTCGTGATCCCAAAGCTGAGAAAAAGCAGAATATGCGTTAG
- a CDS encoding DUF4351 domain-containing protein, whose product MSYDNTCKYLAETYPADFARWLLASETTDIEVLKTELTLEPIRADSVTFLQIANTILHLEFQTTAKSTPPLDFRMLDYYTRLKRQYWCEIKQVLIFLQPTSSEIVFKNQYVDTNTTHRYRTMRLWEEDPTPLLANPALLPLATLARTESPTDLLTQVAAAVDMIEETDERQNISACVQVLAGLRFEKNLITQLFSEEIMQESVIYQDILQKGLQQGLQQGEAQGKKQEALALILRLLIRRFSAIKPEVEQQIRTLSITQLEDLAEALLDFTSPNDLVNYLANM is encoded by the coding sequence TTGAGTTACGATAATACCTGCAAATACCTAGCCGAAACCTACCCAGCCGATTTTGCCAGATGGTTACTCGCATCTGAAACAACAGATATCGAGGTACTTAAAACTGAACTTACCCTCGAACCCATTCGCGCTGATTCGGTGACATTCCTACAAATTGCCAACACAATTTTACATTTAGAGTTTCAAACGACAGCCAAATCCACGCCGCCACTTGACTTTCGGATGCTGGATTACTACACCAGATTAAAACGTCAATACTGGTGCGAGATTAAACAGGTGTTAATTTTTCTCCAACCCACTTCCTCAGAAATTGTATTTAAGAATCAGTATGTAGATACCAATACTACACACAGATATAGAACGATGAGATTGTGGGAGGAAGATCCTACACCACTGCTAGCTAACCCTGCACTTTTACCACTGGCGACATTGGCGAGAACTGAATCACCCACAGACTTGTTAACCCAAGTCGCGGCGGCAGTCGATATGATTGAAGAAACGGACGAACGGCAGAATATATCAGCCTGCGTACAAGTTTTAGCTGGTTTGCGATTTGAGAAAAACTTAATTACTCAACTTTTCAGCGAGGAAATTATGCAAGAGTCTGTCATTTATCAAGATATTTTGCAGAAGGGATTACAACAGGGATTACAACAGGGAGAAGCACAGGGAAAAAAACAAGAAGCGTTAGCACTGATATTACGTCTGTTGATACGTCGATTTAGTGCAATTAAGCCAGAAGTAGAACAGCAGATTCGCACTTTATCGATTACTCAACTAGAAGATTTAGCTGAGGCTCTGTTAGATTTCACTAGTCCCAATGATTTAGTGAATTACTTAGCGAATATGTGA
- the cydB gene encoding cytochrome d ubiquinol oxidase subunit II, with the protein METLEYFLPQVWFVILALFLFLYVMLDGFDLGVGILSLTSSDDERRGILMTSLSNIWDANETWLVLMGGGLFGAFPLAYATILNALYIPILVMVFGFIFRGVAFEFRELSRRKFFWNLAFGAGSFTAALGQGFALGAVLKGIKVDEAGHFIGSTWDWFSLPSVLVALTLIQGYVLIGSTYLVWKTTGELQETHYKTAKLAALTTLIGAIFITVTTPFIYENARARLFQQPLVYIFAIIPILGVWLIWQLLNSLNRKEERAPFVWTILLFVLSFFGLGLIVFPYIIPPQITIYEAAADPSSLVIMIIFIGFLIPVMLFYNLYQYIVFRGKVTGNGYGE; encoded by the coding sequence ATGGAAACACTCGAATATTTTCTTCCGCAAGTTTGGTTTGTAATTTTAGCTCTTTTTCTCTTCCTCTACGTCATGCTAGATGGATTTGACTTAGGCGTGGGGATTTTATCTCTTACTTCGTCCGATGATGAACGTCGGGGAATTTTGATGACTAGCTTAAGTAACATTTGGGATGCTAACGAAACTTGGCTGGTTCTCATGGGTGGGGGATTGTTTGGTGCATTTCCCCTGGCTTACGCCACAATTTTAAACGCCTTGTATATCCCAATTCTTGTCATGGTGTTTGGGTTTATTTTTCGGGGTGTGGCGTTTGAGTTTCGGGAATTATCTAGACGGAAATTTTTTTGGAATCTCGCCTTTGGTGCAGGAAGTTTTACGGCTGCGCTCGGACAAGGTTTTGCTTTAGGTGCGGTACTTAAAGGAATTAAAGTTGATGAGGCGGGACACTTTATTGGTAGTACCTGGGATTGGTTCAGTTTACCATCGGTGTTAGTGGCGTTAACGTTGATTCAAGGCTACGTGTTGATTGGTTCTACCTATTTGGTATGGAAAACCACCGGAGAATTACAAGAAACCCACTATAAAACAGCCAAACTTGCTGCATTGACTACGCTGATAGGTGCAATTTTTATTACTGTCACTACACCATTTATTTATGAAAATGCTAGAGCGCGTTTATTTCAGCAACCACTAGTTTATATTTTCGCTATTATTCCGATTTTGGGAGTGTGGTTAATTTGGCAACTTTTGAATAGTCTAAACCGCAAAGAAGAACGCGCGCCTTTTGTTTGGACAATTCTATTATTTGTGTTGTCATTTTTTGGCTTGGGATTAATTGTTTTCCCCTACATTATTCCCCCGCAGATTACAATTTATGAGGCTGCGGCTGATCCTAGTTCGTTGGTAATTATGATCATTTTTATCGGCTTTCTGATTCCGGTGATGTTGTTCTATAACCTTTACCAATACATTGTTTTCCGGGGTAAGGTAACTGGTAATGGCTACGGAGAGTAG
- a CDS encoding cytochrome ubiquinol oxidase subunit I, whose product MEFLSDSVVLSRMQFALTAIFHMLWPVLTTGMGIYLVIVEGVWLKTKNPDYYLHARFWAKFYVLNFGIGVATGIPMEFQFGTNWAPFSEAVGNFFGSVIGFEASWAFMLEAAFLGIMLFGWERVNPAIHYLSTILVAVGANLSTVWILTANSWMQTPAGGELVNGKFVVHDYFQAILNPFMVNSVLHMFFATLETSLFVIGGISAWYILQQRHADFFAKSLKIALAAAIAVAPLQIYIGHLSGEQVYHYQPTKLAAMEAQWNSSPAGQPADWSLLAIPNEKAEKNDWEITIPNALGYILEFKQNLSEPLRGLKEWKPSDRPHMVGLIYYAFRTMIAIGFFFAGLMLLSTLQWLRGKLSADNISQQRWLMRAWVLAAPLGYIAVESGWIVRCVGRQPWTLYGQIRTVDSASRLPASNVLVSLTSFAVVYTILFITAMYFGSRIIRTGPNLELPIPGTEITKPAIDTTPGEFVPDERPVEARE is encoded by the coding sequence ATGGAATTTTTATCTGATTCTGTTGTACTATCACGGATGCAATTTGCTCTGACTGCAATTTTTCATATGCTTTGGCCTGTCCTGACTACAGGGATGGGAATTTATTTAGTCATTGTGGAAGGAGTTTGGCTTAAAACTAAAAATCCCGACTATTATCTTCATGCTCGCTTTTGGGCTAAATTTTACGTACTGAATTTTGGGATTGGTGTAGCTACTGGTATCCCGATGGAATTTCAGTTTGGGACGAATTGGGCCCCTTTTTCAGAAGCAGTGGGTAACTTTTTTGGAAGCGTGATTGGTTTTGAAGCTTCTTGGGCGTTCATGCTAGAAGCTGCTTTTTTAGGAATTATGTTATTTGGTTGGGAGAGAGTAAATCCTGCAATTCACTATCTCTCAACTATATTGGTGGCTGTGGGTGCAAACCTTTCCACTGTGTGGATATTGACAGCTAATTCGTGGATGCAAACCCCAGCAGGTGGGGAATTAGTGAACGGTAAATTTGTTGTTCACGATTATTTTCAAGCAATTTTAAATCCATTTATGGTCAACAGTGTGCTGCATATGTTTTTTGCCACACTGGAGACATCTTTATTTGTGATTGGTGGGATTAGTGCTTGGTATATTCTTCAGCAACGCCATGCTGATTTTTTTGCTAAATCTTTGAAAATTGCTTTAGCAGCTGCGATCGCAGTTGCTCCATTACAAATATACATCGGACACCTAAGCGGCGAACAAGTTTATCACTATCAACCCACAAAACTAGCCGCAATGGAAGCCCAGTGGAACAGTTCACCAGCCGGACAACCTGCGGACTGGAGTTTACTGGCGATACCCAACGAGAAAGCCGAGAAAAATGATTGGGAAATCACTATTCCCAATGCGTTGGGTTACATTTTGGAATTTAAACAGAATCTTTCTGAACCACTACGCGGATTGAAAGAGTGGAAACCAAGCGATCGCCCCCACATGGTAGGTTTAATTTACTACGCTTTCCGTACCATGATTGCGATCGGCTTTTTCTTTGCCGGGTTAATGTTGTTGAGTACCCTGCAATGGTTGCGTGGTAAACTTTCAGCCGACAATATTAGTCAGCAGCGTTGGTTAATGCGGGCGTGGGTATTAGCTGCACCTTTAGGATACATTGCTGTAGAGTCAGGTTGGATAGTGCGTTGTGTTGGTAGACAGCCGTGGACACTTTACGGACAAATTCGCACCGTTGATTCTGCTTCCCGTTTACCCGCAAGTAATGTGTTAGTTTCACTGACTAGCTTTGCTGTAGTTTATACAATTTTGTTTATCACGGCTATGTACTTTGGTAGCCGCATCATCCGCACAGGGCCAAATTTAGAATTACCAATCCCAGGAACAGAAATCACTAAACCCGCCATCGATACCACCCCTGGCGAGTTTGTCCCCGATGAGCGTCCCGTTGAAGCGAGGGAGTAG
- a CDS encoding TdeIII family type II restriction endonuclease yields MDEYTKQKIKENLKKSIRAFFKNKEVQNYQVLDDIFPIERRIRSLIGGLETSLGTTCWEPIAKTLAEINGFEIITKKILRPEPFPQKLQHEFNKLVYERESKPNNKRVLTEECIQRLKEAALKTNQEDIIKYTSPPSGTGVDIHFCKNGVEYIFDIKTTQPNQGNFKGFNRQLLEWYAYRYVENPYANLEARIAIPFNPFKKSWYEHQKSMLSNSPLDINRDIWVENEFWDFCSGRENTFEQLKSLFVELGQENFAAEFHDIFYNRE; encoded by the coding sequence ATGGATGAATATACTAAGCAGAAAATCAAGGAAAATCTTAAAAAATCAATTAGAGCTTTCTTTAAAAATAAAGAAGTACAAAACTACCAAGTATTAGATGATATTTTTCCAATTGAAAGACGAATACGTTCTTTAATTGGTGGTTTAGAAACTAGTTTAGGAACAACTTGCTGGGAACCTATAGCGAAAACCTTAGCAGAAATAAATGGATTTGAAATTATAACAAAAAAAATATTACGTCCTGAACCATTTCCCCAAAAATTACAGCATGAATTTAATAAATTAGTTTATGAGCGCGAGAGTAAACCAAATAATAAGCGAGTTTTAACAGAAGAATGTATACAGAGGCTGAAAGAGGCTGCTTTAAAGACTAATCAAGAAGACATCATTAAATATACATCTCCTCCATCTGGAACTGGTGTTGATATACATTTTTGCAAAAATGGCGTTGAATATATTTTTGATATAAAAACTACGCAACCAAATCAAGGTAACTTTAAAGGATTTAATCGACAACTTCTAGAATGGTACGCATATAGATATGTTGAAAACCCTTATGCAAATTTAGAAGCTCGTATTGCTATTCCTTTTAATCCTTTTAAAAAATCTTGGTATGAGCATCAAAAAAGTATGTTGTCTAACTCTCCATTGGATATCAATAGAGATATATGGGTTGAAAATGAGTTTTGGGATTTCTGCTCTGGAAGAGAAAATACATTTGAACAACTTAAATCACTTTTTGTTGAGCTAGGTCAAGAGAACTTCGCAGCAGAATTTCATGATATTTTTTATAACCGCGAATAA
- a CDS encoding DNA cytosine methyltransferase has protein sequence MKFECSQIPKQIELPLRLVNHQSKFNFVDLFAGIGGFRIALEKLGGQCLGYSEIDKQAIKVYRQNFISYLNEDEIELGDITKISELPSNLDIVVGGVPCQPWSVAGCLKGFDDPRGKLWFDVIRLVNQSQPKSFIFENVSGLASPKNRENLELILHELENIGYCVKWKILNAYDFGLPQNRDRVFIVGIRNDIEKCQEYNFPSPLKVHPKVLDILDEFKNIKILEKVKLDSDTLFKGMIPPSRTRFQKDDELNDFFIFSDLRNGHTTIHSWDIIDTTDREKMICLNLLKHRRSKKYGDKDGNPLSFQNFQEIIPDIKPTELDNLVAKQILRLTHDNKYEFVNSKNMTGINNIYRIILPTADIIPTLTATGSKDYIATISIHATHPEEYKSIFLEKIYKNKQYIPITGKHACKLQGFPRDFKYHEKDDIAKKQFGNAVPIPVVEYVVKELLKIIRI, from the coding sequence ATGAAATTTGAATGTTCACAAATACCCAAACAGATAGAATTACCTTTAAGATTAGTAAATCATCAAAGTAAGTTTAATTTTGTTGATCTATTTGCTGGTATTGGTGGATTTAGAATTGCTTTAGAAAAATTAGGCGGTCAATGCTTAGGTTATTCTGAAATAGACAAACAAGCGATTAAAGTTTATCGACAAAATTTTATAAGCTACCTTAATGAAGATGAAATTGAGTTGGGAGATATTACAAAAATTTCTGAACTGCCTTCTAATTTAGATATAGTTGTTGGCGGTGTTCCGTGCCAACCTTGGTCTGTTGCGGGATGTTTAAAGGGTTTTGATGATCCTAGAGGCAAATTATGGTTTGATGTGATTAGACTAGTTAATCAAAGTCAACCTAAATCTTTTATTTTTGAAAATGTCAGTGGATTAGCCAGCCCTAAAAATCGAGAGAATTTGGAACTAATTCTGCATGAATTAGAAAACATAGGATATTGTGTTAAATGGAAGATTCTCAATGCTTATGATTTCGGTTTACCTCAAAATAGAGATAGAGTTTTTATCGTTGGCATTAGGAATGATATAGAAAAATGCCAAGAATATAATTTCCCTAGCCCTTTAAAAGTACATCCTAAAGTTTTAGACATTTTAGATGAATTTAAAAATATTAAAATTTTAGAAAAAGTCAAATTAGATTCAGATACTTTATTTAAAGGTATGATTCCACCATCTAGAACTAGATTTCAGAAAGATGATGAACTGAATGACTTTTTTATTTTTTCAGATTTAAGAAATGGACATACAACAATTCATTCTTGGGACATTATAGATACTACTGATAGAGAAAAAATGATTTGCTTAAATCTTCTAAAACATAGAAGAAGCAAAAAATATGGGGACAAAGATGGTAATCCTTTATCTTTTCAGAATTTTCAGGAAATCATACCAGATATCAAGCCAACTGAATTAGATAACTTGGTAGCTAAACAAATACTTAGGTTAACTCATGACAATAAGTATGAGTTTGTTAATTCTAAGAATATGACAGGTATCAATAATATTTATCGCATTATATTACCTACTGCTGATATAATACCAACGTTAACGGCAACTGGTTCTAAAGACTATATAGCAACAATATCAATTCATGCAACTCATCCAGAAGAGTATAAAAGTATTTTCTTAGAAAAAATATATAAAAATAAACAATATATACCAATTACTGGAAAGCACGCTTGTAAATTACAAGGGTTTCCTAGAGATTTTAAATATCATGAAAAAGATGATATTGCCAAAAAACAGTTTGGCAATGCTGTTCCTATACCTGTTGTTGAGTATGTTGTTAAAGAATTACTCAAGATTATAAGAATATAG
- the ald gene encoding alanine dehydrogenase: protein MEIGVPKETKDQEFRVGLSPASVRVLKENGHTIFVETQAGSGAGFTDEDYQSAGAEIVSKAEAVWNRELVVKVKEPLTSEYKFLQKEQILFTYLHLAADRKLTESLIDCGICAIAYETVEQPGLNRLPLLTPMSIIAGRLAVQFGARYLERQQGGKGVLLGGIPGVKPGKVVILGGGVVGTEAARIAVGMGAAVQILDVNVERLSYLETIFGSRVELLYSSSAHIEAAVKEADLLVGAVLVLGRKAPILVNRELVKQMHPGSVIVDVAVDQGGCVETLHATSHTNPIYIEEGVVHYGVPNMPGAVPWTATQALNNSTLPYVVQLANLGLKALEVNPALAKGLNVQNHRLVHPAVQEVFPDLVS from the coding sequence ATGGAAATCGGCGTTCCTAAAGAGACAAAGGATCAAGAATTTAGAGTCGGTTTAAGTCCTGCTAGTGTGCGGGTGCTGAAAGAAAATGGTCACACTATTTTTGTAGAGACTCAAGCTGGTAGTGGTGCTGGGTTTACAGATGAAGATTATCAAAGCGCGGGTGCAGAAATTGTCTCTAAAGCAGAAGCTGTTTGGAATCGGGAATTAGTGGTGAAAGTGAAAGAACCACTGACTAGCGAATACAAATTTTTACAAAAAGAGCAGATATTATTTACTTATCTGCATTTAGCAGCCGATCGCAAATTAACAGAAAGTTTGATTGATTGTGGCATTTGTGCGATCGCCTACGAAACCGTAGAGCAACCCGGACTTAACAGACTTCCTCTGCTTACCCCCATGAGCATCATTGCCGGTAGACTAGCCGTGCAGTTTGGCGCACGCTACCTGGAACGTCAACAAGGTGGGAAAGGTGTGCTTTTGGGTGGTATTCCTGGGGTGAAACCAGGCAAAGTAGTAATCTTAGGTGGTGGCGTAGTCGGTACAGAAGCCGCCAGAATTGCTGTAGGGATGGGTGCGGCGGTACAAATTTTAGATGTAAATGTTGAGCGTTTATCTTATTTAGAAACAATATTTGGTTCTAGAGTTGAATTGCTGTACAGTAGCTCTGCTCATATTGAAGCGGCTGTGAAAGAAGCGGATTTACTTGTGGGTGCAGTTTTGGTATTGGGACGTAAAGCACCCATCTTAGTTAACCGCGAATTGGTGAAACAAATGCACCCTGGTTCAGTCATCGTTGACGTTGCTGTTGACCAAGGCGGTTGTGTGGAAACCTTACACGCTACATCACACACCAACCCAATATATATAGAGGAAGGTGTCGTACATTATGGCGTTCCCAATATGCCCGGAGCAGTCCCTTGGACAGCTACTCAAGCTCTGAATAACAGTACATTACCTTATGTTGTGCAGTTGGCAAATTTGGGACTCAAAGCACTAGAAGTCAACCCCGCCTTAGCTAAGGGTTTGAATGTGCAGAATCACCGTCTAGTACATCCGGCTGTGCAAGAGGTGTTTCCTGATTTGGTAAGTTAA
- a CDS encoding chlorophyll a/b-binding protein, with the protein MSQTQPTVIPKLEEPKFGFNEYAERLNGRAAMIGFLLMVVIEYATNQGVLSWLGLK; encoded by the coding sequence ATGTCACAAACACAACCCACTGTTATACCCAAACTAGAAGAGCCTAAATTTGGCTTTAATGAATATGCCGAACGCTTAAATGGTCGAGCTGCCATGATTGGATTTCTCTTAATGGTGGTGATTGAGTATGCCACCAATCAAGGTGTTCTCTCTTGGCTTGGTCTTAAGTAG
- a CDS encoding WD40 repeat domain-containing protein — MAFIAAIALPINLWQEFKINPAYANPVVNTPETTGAFTTPRLLHSLMAHRGTVKSLAFSPDGKTLASGGAYNEGIIRMWNPITGKKAGSITKAQKTSVESLVISPDGQTLVSCGSDNIINLWNIKNNKFTRSFVGHSASVLSLAVSPDSKVLVSGALDGIRMWDLLQQRPLATLVRFDNTIHTLAMSPDGQSIASGDKRGVIKLWNLSTGKLIRAFVAHTDTVTDIAYTPDGQNLVSSSRDRTIKLWNLTDEKPVYSITGHNNWVNAIAINPDGRTLASAGRDGIKLWNLPTGELLNTLVGHSDWVSAIAFSRDGQMLASGGFDGNVNIWGNPSITTRK, encoded by the coding sequence TTGGCATTCATAGCAGCGATCGCTCTGCCGATAAACCTCTGGCAAGAGTTCAAAATTAATCCTGCTTATGCTAACCCAGTAGTTAATACCCCAGAAACAACAGGAGCATTTACCACTCCCCGCCTCCTTCACAGCCTCATGGCACATCGGGGAACGGTGAAATCTTTAGCCTTTAGTCCAGATGGTAAAACTCTGGCTAGTGGTGGGGCTTACAATGAGGGGATAATCCGTATGTGGAATCCCATCACAGGCAAAAAGGCGGGTAGTATTACGAAAGCTCAAAAAACGAGTGTGGAATCTTTAGTAATTTCCCCAGATGGGCAAACTTTAGTCAGTTGTGGTAGTGACAACATTATTAACCTGTGGAATATTAAAAATAATAAATTTACACGTTCTTTTGTCGGACATAGTGCTAGTGTCTTGTCCTTAGCTGTATCTCCTGATAGTAAAGTTCTCGTTAGTGGAGCTTTAGATGGCATTCGGATGTGGGATTTGCTACAACAACGCCCACTAGCTACATTAGTACGGTTCGATAATACAATTCACACCCTAGCAATGAGTCCCGATGGTCAGTCTATAGCTAGTGGTGATAAAAGAGGTGTAATTAAGCTGTGGAATTTAAGCACTGGTAAGTTAATTAGGGCATTTGTCGCCCATACTGACACAGTTACAGATATTGCTTATACTCCTGATGGACAAAATTTAGTTAGTTCCAGCCGCGATCGCACTATCAAACTTTGGAATCTTACTGATGAAAAACCAGTTTACAGCATCACCGGACACAACAATTGGGTAAATGCGATCGCTATTAACCCCGATGGACGAACTCTTGCTAGTGCGGGTAGAGATGGTATTAAATTGTGGAATTTGCCTACAGGTGAGTTATTAAATACACTAGTTGGACACAGTGATTGGGTAAGTGCGATCGCTTTTAGTCGTGATGGGCAAATGCTTGCTAGTGGCGGATTTGATGGGAATGTAAATATTTGGGGTAATCCATCAATTACCACCCGTAAGTAA